A genomic window from Arthrobacter globiformis includes:
- a CDS encoding haloacid dehalogenase type II: MAETNFRPKYISFDVYGTLINFDIDPTTRRLLDGRISEEQWPTFKKQFRGYRFDEVLGDFKPYEQILQDSFDRVCKRWGIGPTEGAGAAFAEAVRGWVAHEDVPAPLKLMGDNYKLVALSNADDSFLDISIPKLGANFHAVLTAEQAQAYKPRYQAFEYMLDTLNAKPEDFLHISSHTRYDMHPMHDMGFRNLWMLDRGYDPIGPGYDLNIAKSLDEINKHLGL, from the coding sequence ATGGCAGAGACCAATTTCCGGCCGAAGTACATCTCTTTCGATGTCTACGGCACGCTCATCAACTTCGACATAGACCCGACCACGCGTCGCTTGCTGGATGGCCGCATCTCTGAAGAGCAGTGGCCTACCTTCAAGAAGCAGTTCCGCGGGTACCGGTTCGACGAGGTCCTTGGCGACTTCAAGCCTTACGAGCAGATCCTTCAGGATTCCTTTGACCGCGTGTGCAAGCGCTGGGGCATTGGACCGACCGAAGGCGCCGGTGCAGCGTTCGCTGAGGCTGTGCGCGGCTGGGTTGCCCACGAGGACGTGCCGGCTCCGCTGAAACTCATGGGCGATAACTACAAGCTGGTGGCTCTGTCCAACGCCGACGACAGCTTCCTGGACATCAGCATTCCCAAGCTCGGCGCCAACTTCCACGCCGTGCTTACTGCTGAGCAGGCCCAGGCCTACAAGCCCCGCTACCAGGCCTTCGAGTACATGCTCGATACCCTGAACGCCAAGCCTGAGGACTTCCTGCACATCTCCTCGCACACACGCTACGACATGCATCCGATGCACGACATGGGCTTCCGGAACCTCTGGATGCTGGACCGTGGCTATGACCCCATTGGCCCGGGCTACGACCTCAACATTGCTAAGTCCCTGGACGAGATCAACAAGCACCTCGGTCTCTAA
- a CDS encoding NAD(P)/FAD-dependent oxidoreductase, whose amino-acid sequence MKLIPYWLDTAEASGDYRQTPVPENVDVAIIGAGFTGLSAALEFAKQGASVAVFERHTVGWGASGRNGGMATTGLAISFSTAVKRYGATRAVEMFQEYNDAIDTIEKLVRDNGIDCDYNRFGKLSLAFHKSHYEGFLKSQEKLATLANHHVTVIPKSEIHSEIGTDFYQGAMMDPLGAGLHVGKFVHGLAGVAVAAGADICENAAVTELKKVSGTVHDVHTTRGITRAKQVLVATSGYTGGITPWLQRRVIPVGSFIIVTDPLPEDVVNRILPHRRQASDSKMLTYYFRITPDNRLLFGGRARFALSSPDSDVKSAEILRKAMLELFPYLSNAKVDYIWGGLVDLSMDQMVHAGVHDGLFYSLCYSGHGVQMAAHMGKRMAHYMAGDKSANVWEDLKNPPVPGHFGPPWFLPFIGAAAKIIDRVK is encoded by the coding sequence GTGAAACTCATTCCTTACTGGCTGGACACAGCCGAAGCATCCGGAGACTACCGGCAGACTCCGGTACCCGAGAATGTCGATGTGGCAATCATCGGCGCCGGATTTACGGGGCTGTCCGCCGCCCTGGAATTTGCCAAGCAAGGCGCTAGCGTTGCCGTTTTCGAACGCCACACCGTGGGGTGGGGCGCGTCGGGCCGCAACGGGGGAATGGCGACGACCGGGTTGGCCATCAGCTTCAGCACCGCGGTCAAGCGCTACGGCGCGACGCGCGCCGTAGAGATGTTCCAGGAATACAACGACGCCATCGACACCATCGAGAAGCTCGTCCGTGACAATGGCATCGACTGCGACTACAACCGCTTTGGAAAGCTGTCGCTGGCCTTCCACAAGTCCCACTATGAGGGCTTCCTGAAGTCGCAGGAGAAGTTGGCCACCCTGGCCAACCACCATGTCACCGTGATCCCCAAGTCCGAGATCCACAGTGAAATCGGCACGGACTTCTACCAGGGCGCGATGATGGATCCGCTCGGGGCCGGTCTTCACGTGGGCAAGTTCGTTCATGGCCTGGCCGGAGTTGCTGTTGCCGCCGGAGCCGATATTTGCGAGAACGCTGCGGTGACCGAGTTGAAGAAGGTCTCAGGCACCGTGCACGACGTGCACACCACCCGGGGCATCACCCGGGCCAAGCAGGTCTTGGTCGCTACCAGCGGCTACACCGGCGGGATCACCCCATGGCTGCAGCGCCGCGTGATCCCGGTGGGCAGCTTCATCATTGTCACTGACCCGCTGCCCGAAGACGTGGTCAACCGCATCCTGCCCCACAGGCGGCAGGCCTCGGACAGCAAGATGCTGACCTACTACTTCCGGATCACCCCGGACAACAGGCTCCTCTTCGGCGGGCGCGCCCGCTTTGCGCTGTCCAGCCCGGACTCGGACGTGAAGAGTGCCGAGATCCTGCGCAAGGCCATGCTCGAACTTTTCCCCTACCTTTCCAATGCGAAGGTGGACTACATCTGGGGCGGACTGGTGGACCTCTCCATGGACCAGATGGTCCACGCAGGTGTCCACGACGGGCTCTTCTACTCGCTCTGCTACAGCGGACACGGGGTACAGATGGCAGCCCACATGGGCAAGAGGATGGCCCACTACATGGCCGGGGACAAGAGCGCCAACGTGTGGGAGGACCTGAAAAACCCGCCCGTGCCGGGCCATTTCGGCCCGCCCTGGTTCCTGCCGTTCATCGGCGCAGCCGCCAAGATCATCGACCGGGTCAAGTAG
- a CDS encoding ABC transporter substrate-binding protein: MKTISKVQTAAAGLAVLLSLSACGGTAASDTAADSSKTSNTSDISEGIKPDEAAVKLLPQSAKDKGELTVAMDLHYPPTTFLAEDNQTPIGLNPDIARLLAKKLDLKLKFVDTKFDTIVPGLDGGRFDFTATTMSKTEERLKVLDMVDYFKAGNSVAAAAGNPLNLTVETLCGKNIAVTQGSTGQLKRLPALSEQTCTSKGQPAINAVTLPNVQEALTQLHSKRIDGVLYDTTSLAWAQKQQPGSFTIIGQVNVGNSDLTAIGLKKGSPLTPAMQAALQSVLKSPEYKKSLQNWGLESGAITDAKLN; this comes from the coding sequence ATGAAGACCATCAGCAAAGTACAGACAGCGGCCGCAGGCCTTGCCGTCCTGTTGTCATTGAGCGCCTGTGGAGGCACTGCTGCCAGCGATACTGCCGCGGACAGCTCTAAGACCTCGAACACTTCGGACATCTCGGAGGGCATCAAGCCTGATGAGGCCGCGGTCAAGCTTTTGCCGCAGTCCGCCAAGGATAAGGGCGAGCTCACCGTCGCGATGGACCTGCATTACCCGCCGACGACCTTCCTCGCGGAGGACAACCAGACCCCGATCGGCCTGAACCCGGACATTGCCCGGCTCCTTGCGAAGAAGCTTGATCTGAAGCTGAAGTTCGTGGACACGAAGTTCGACACGATCGTGCCCGGCCTGGACGGCGGCCGCTTTGACTTCACCGCTACAACCATGTCCAAGACCGAAGAGCGGCTCAAGGTCCTGGACATGGTCGACTACTTCAAGGCCGGCAACTCCGTGGCCGCAGCCGCCGGGAACCCGCTGAACCTCACCGTTGAGACCCTGTGCGGGAAGAACATCGCTGTCACCCAGGGCTCGACCGGCCAGCTCAAGCGCCTCCCGGCCCTGAGCGAGCAGACCTGCACCTCCAAGGGACAGCCGGCGATCAACGCCGTGACGCTGCCCAACGTCCAGGAGGCCCTGACCCAGCTGCACTCCAAGCGGATCGACGGCGTCCTTTACGACACCACCTCCCTCGCGTGGGCCCAGAAGCAGCAGCCGGGCTCCTTCACCATCATCGGCCAGGTCAACGTCGGCAACAGCGACCTGACCGCCATCGGCCTGAAGAAAGGCTCGCCGCTGACCCCGGCCATGCAGGCAGCGCTCCAGTCCGTGCTTAAGAGCCCGGAGTACAAGAAGTCCCTGCAGAACTGGGGCCTGGAGTCCGGGGCCATCACCGACGCCAAGCTGAACTAG